Proteins from a genomic interval of Yarrowia lipolytica chromosome 1E, complete sequence:
- a CDS encoding uncharacterized protein (Compare to YALI0E02827g, similar to Saccharomyces cerevisiae SHR5 (YOL110W); ancestral locus Anc_3.66,gnl|GLV|YALI0E02827g [Yarrowia lipolytica] weakly similar to uniprot|P41912 Saccharomyces cerevisiae YOL110W SHR5 RAS modification protein), which yields MTSFFNYHEYISSNDRAQTHHPNIYVEYGQSDTKLRRCVRVPRDYSVVGDEYPYFSTHFVGEEPGAYPSEEGPTYDSRSPLKDIISYQEYNDIVGTINGYMKRAFSPWQKCQFIETVLSFLTLWIFERLFASNNERVLAQLDEYIDQLNSKNADRFILINPRKNGFLSLDFLVMVGEPNI from the coding sequence ATGAcatccttcttcaactACCATGAATACATTAGCTCCAACGATCGGGCCCAAACCCACCATCCGAACATTTACGTGGAGTATGGACAATCAGACACCAAGCTGAGGAGATGTGTGAGGGTCCCAAGAGACTACTCAGTGGTGGGCGATGAGTACCCTTACTTCTCGACGCATTTTGTTGGCGAGGAACCAGGCGCTTACCCTAGCGAAGAGGGTCCAACCTACGACTCCCGCAGCCCACTGAAGGATATAATATCCTATCAGGAGTACAATGATATCGTGGGCACCATCAACGGCTACATGAAGCGTGCATTTTCGCCCTGGCAGAAATGCCAGTTTATCGAGACAGTGCTTTCATTCCTGACCCTATGGATATTCGAACGACTATTTGCTTCAAACAACGAAAGGGTCTTGGCTCAACTGGATGAGTACATCGATCAGTTGAACAGTAAGAACGCAGACCGTTTCATTTTGATCAACCCACGCAAAAATGGATTTCTCTCCTTGGACTTTTTGGTGATGGTAGGAGAGCCCAACATATAG